The Rhinopithecus roxellana isolate Shanxi Qingling chromosome 13, ASM756505v1, whole genome shotgun sequence genome contains a region encoding:
- the GFRA4 gene encoding GDNF family receptor alpha-4 — MVCCLGLVLLLLLLGSVSSAGGNRCVDAAEACTADAQCQRLRSEYVAQCLSRAAQGGCPRARCRRALRRFFARGPPALTHALLFCPCAGSACAERRRQTFVPSCAFSGPGPAPPSCLEPLNFCERSRVCRPRLLAFQASCTPAPSAPDGCLRDQRAHCLRAYAGLVGTAVTPNYVDNVSARVAPWCDCGASGNRREDCEAFRGLFTRNSCLDGAIQAFARGWPPVLLDQLNPQGDPEHSLLQVSSAVRALEGRSLLSTLPVLALQALL; from the exons ATGGTCTGCTGCCTGGGGcttgtgctgctgctgctgttactgG GGTCGGTGAGCTCGGCCGGAGGGAACCGATGTGTGGACGCGGCCGAAGCCTGCACGGCGGACGCGCAGTGCCAGCGGCTGCGCTCGGAGTACGTGGCGCAGTGCCTGAGCCGGGCCGCGCAGGGGGGCTGTCCCCGCGCCCGTTGCCGCCGCGCCCTGCGCCGCTTCTTCGCCCGCGGGCCGCCCGCGCTCACCCACGCACTGCTCTTCTGCCCGTGCGCGGGCTCCGCGTGCGCCGAGCGCCGGCGACAGACCTTCGTGCCCTCCTGCGCCTTTTCGGGGCCCGGCCCCGCACCGCCCTCCTGCCTTGAGCCCTTGAACTTCTGCGAGCGCAGCCGGGTCTGCAG GCCGCGCCTCCTGGCCTTTCAGGCCTCATGCACTCCCGCGCCCAGCGCCCCCGACGGCTGCCTGCGGGACCAGCGCGCCCACTGCCTGCGCGCCTACGCGGGCCTCGTGG GCACCGCCGTCACCCCCAACTACGTGGACAACGTGAGCGCGCGCGTGGCGCCCTGGTGCGACTGCGGAGCCAGCGGGAACCGGCGTGAGGACTGCGAAGCCTTCCGGGGGCTCTTTACAAGGAACAGCTGCTTGG ATGGTGCCATTCAGGCCTTTGCCAGAGGGTGGCCCCCAGTCCTGCTGGACCAGCTGAACCCCCAGGGGGACCCAGAGCACAGCCTCCTGCAG GTGTCCTCCGCAGTCAGGGCCCTGGAGGGACGCTCTCTGCTCTCCACACTTCCTGTCCTGGCTCTCCAGGCCCTGCTCTGA